A single window of Synechocystis sp. PCC 7509 DNA harbors:
- a CDS encoding IS6 family transposase: MNSKSPFKWRHYQSEIILRCVRWYLSYPLSYRQVTEMVNERGLDIHHSTVFRWVQEYSPEMDKRVRPYLKLTNDSWRVDETYILVKGKQKYLYRAVDSAGNTLDFLLTAKRDAKAAKRFLRKTLKAIHTSVPRVITVDKNPAYPKAINVLKAANKLPEVVKLRQIKYLNNIVEQDHRGDKTISQTRNGIWLLQHCKKNHSGI, from the coding sequence ATGAATTCTAAATCCCCCTTCAAGTGGCGGCATTATCAGTCAGAAATCATCCTACGTTGTGTTCGGTGGTATCTAAGCTATCCGCTTTCCTATCGCCAAGTAACAGAGATGGTGAACGAGCGGGGATTAGATATACATCACAGCACCGTCTTCCGTTGGGTGCAAGAATATAGTCCAGAAATGGACAAACGAGTCAGACCGTATCTAAAGCTTACTAATGACTCATGGCGGGTAGATGAAACCTATATTTTGGTCAAAGGCAAGCAGAAGTATTTATACCGAGCAGTCGATTCGGCAGGGAACACCTTAGACTTCCTCCTCACAGCGAAGCGGGATGCGAAAGCGGCGAAACGGTTTTTGCGTAAGACATTGAAAGCAATTCACACTTCCGTACCAAGAGTCATCACTGTGGATAAGAACCCTGCTTATCCAAAAGCGATTAACGTACTCAAAGCTGCCAATAAGTTACCCGAAGTAGTGAAATTACGACAGATTAAATATCTCAATAATATTGTGGAGCAAGACCATCGCGGGGATAAAACGATTAGTCAAACCAGGAATGGGATTTGGCTCCTTCAACACTGCAAGAAGAACCATTCGGGGATATGA
- a CDS encoding HEAT repeat domain-containing protein produces the protein MSNDIDSELNQWLEMLQSPDLSDRLIAVKSLQHLGDEDAIDPLIAALGDESLAVQKLAVTALWELANPKAVPALLECLASPDPEIRAEALSALGELISPDRLLLLLDALHRDDLNMQLNVLILLRKIHDAQSLPYVLPFFESENALAREAAVTTLRYLNQVERCDRAIPLLSDPDDSVRRSTALTLGHLTDPEVVSCLCQALNSDVDWQVRRNAAKALELHADPTAVVALETAIADEHWQVRKFALQAWQKTPDNRTMPILIKALTDEYSDVRREAAKSLAALKNPGALNALQQSLDDPDKDVCIYTQRAIETIQAATKEISNA, from the coding sequence ATGAGCAATGATATTGATTCTGAGTTAAACCAATGGCTAGAAATGCTCCAGTCGCCTGACCTAAGCGATCGCCTAATTGCGGTTAAAAGTCTTCAACATCTAGGTGATGAGGATGCAATAGATCCGCTAATTGCGGCTTTGGGCGACGAAAGCCTTGCTGTACAGAAACTAGCAGTAACCGCGCTTTGGGAACTTGCTAACCCTAAAGCAGTGCCAGCTTTACTAGAGTGTCTTGCCTCCCCAGATCCAGAGATTCGCGCCGAAGCCCTCTCAGCTTTGGGCGAACTTATTTCCCCCGATCGCTTGCTGTTACTCTTAGACGCGCTACATCGAGACGATCTAAATATGCAACTTAACGTGCTTATTTTGCTAAGAAAGATTCACGATGCTCAGTCTTTGCCTTACGTTCTACCCTTTTTTGAGTCAGAAAATGCTCTAGCTAGAGAAGCCGCCGTAACTACACTGCGTTATCTCAACCAAGTAGAAAGATGCGATCGCGCAATTCCATTACTATCCGATCCTGACGACAGCGTGCGTCGATCTACAGCCTTAACTTTGGGACACTTGACAGATCCAGAAGTAGTTTCTTGCCTCTGTCAAGCACTAAATTCCGATGTGGATTGGCAAGTACGTCGTAATGCCGCCAAAGCCCTAGAACTTCATGCCGATCCTACAGCAGTGGTGGCTCTAGAAACAGCGATCGCCGATGAGCATTGGCAGGTGCGAAAGTTTGCCTTACAAGCATGGCAAAAAACTCCCGATAACCGCACCATGCCAATTTTAATTAAGGCGCTAACCGACGAATACTCCGATGTCCGTAGAGAAGCCGCGAAATCTCTTGCAGCTTTAAAAAATCCCGGCGCTCTAAACGCCCTTCAGCAATCCTTGGACGACCCGGACAAAGACGTATGTATCTACACACAAAGAGCTATTGAGACGATTCAAGCAGCCACAAAAGAGATATCTAATGCCTAG
- a CDS encoding FAD-binding domain-containing protein, protein MHILWLRRDLRLSDNEIAALSTADNAEVLPCFIIDPWFYEQAEVGKARVKFLFESLEDLDRNLRERGSQLYLFEGNSLNVIQELTCQLIQQGDRPKLFFNRDVQVQYGIERDRQIINFYREHSLEYHQGLNNFLQTDENRRDEWMEEYYTYLRQPLHPTPEQINTPALQIDLPQLTFDQLKQKYNQFWETENTYFSGGETQAIATLNSFLNSRFHGYHWKISRPWLTQQGATSHLSPHLTFGTISVRQVYQSTKAKAAELANNPKAQFSLKAFRDRLRWHDSFTQRLYFHPELVDTNRYPEFDEYYSPAELSEEKQELFAAWKEGQTGFPLVDASMRQLKTMGWMNFRMRAMCATFLCINGGISWHHGAEHYMQQLIDGNLGIDNWQWQMQAGVTNPLSDTFRIYNPNKNLEEKDGDLKFIYHWVEELRGYNLSEILDGAYLNESP, encoded by the coding sequence ATGCACATACTCTGGCTTAGACGGGATTTACGGTTGAGTGACAACGAGATTGCCGCTCTATCTACTGCCGATAACGCTGAAGTTTTGCCCTGCTTCATTATAGACCCCTGGTTCTACGAGCAAGCTGAGGTAGGCAAAGCCAGAGTCAAATTCTTGTTCGAGTCGTTGGAAGACTTAGATAGAAACCTTAGAGAGCGGGGTAGTCAACTTTATTTGTTTGAAGGTAATAGCCTCAATGTAATTCAAGAGCTTACCTGCCAACTGATCCAACAAGGCGATCGCCCTAAACTATTTTTCAACCGTGACGTACAAGTGCAGTACGGGATTGAGCGCGATCGCCAAATCATAAATTTCTACCGCGAACACAGCCTTGAATACCACCAGGGACTAAACAACTTTCTGCAAACTGATGAAAACCGCCGCGATGAATGGATGGAAGAATACTACACCTACCTGCGGCAGCCGTTGCATCCAACGCCAGAACAAATCAACACGCCAGCACTACAAATCGATCTGCCGCAGCTTACCTTCGATCAATTGAAGCAAAAGTATAACCAATTCTGGGAAACAGAGAACACTTATTTTAGTGGCGGCGAAACACAGGCGATCGCTACCTTAAACTCGTTCTTAAATTCTCGCTTTCACGGATATCATTGGAAAATCTCGCGCCCTTGGTTGACTCAGCAAGGTGCTACGTCCCACCTATCACCGCATCTGACTTTTGGTACTATTTCTGTTCGCCAGGTTTACCAAAGTACCAAAGCTAAAGCTGCCGAATTAGCCAATAATCCCAAAGCCCAGTTTTCGCTTAAGGCATTCCGCGATCGCCTGCGCTGGCACGATAGTTTTACTCAACGGTTGTACTTCCACCCAGAGTTAGTAGATACCAACCGTTACCCAGAGTTCGATGAGTATTACTCACCTGCCGAATTAAGTGAGGAGAAGCAAGAGTTATTTGCTGCCTGGAAAGAAGGGCAAACAGGCTTTCCTTTAGTAGATGCGTCGATGCGGCAACTCAAAACAATGGGGTGGATGAATTTTCGGATGAGGGCAATGTGCGCTACTTTCCTATGTATCAACGGCGGCATCTCATGGCATCACGGGGCTGAACATTATATGCAGCAACTGATTGACGGGAATCTGGGCATAGACAATTGGCAGTGGCAGATGCAAGCAGGAGTAACTAATCCGTTGTCTGATACATTCCGCATCTACAACCCTAATAAGAATTTAGAGGAGAAAGATGGCGATCTGAAGTTTATTTATCACTGGGTTGAGGAACTGCGCGGTTATAATTTGTCAGAGATCCTCGATGGGGCATATCTGAACGAAAGCCCTTAG
- a CDS encoding IS6 family transposase has product MNSKSPFKWRHYQSEIILRCVRWYLSYPLSYRQVTEMVNERGLDIHHSTVFRWVQEYSPEMDKRVRPYLKLTNDSWRVDETYILVKGKQKYLYRAVDSAGNTLDFLLTAKRDAKAAKRFLRKTLKAIHTSVPRVITVDKNPAYPKAINVLKAANKLPEVVKLRQIKYLNNIVEQDHRGIKRLVKPGMGFGSFNTARRTIRGYETLNMVRKGQVIGVPRGAIKERLVFIYQIFGVVA; this is encoded by the coding sequence ATGAATTCTAAATCCCCCTTCAAGTGGCGGCATTATCAGTCAGAAATCATCCTACGTTGTGTTCGGTGGTATCTAAGCTATCCGCTTTCCTATCGCCAAGTAACAGAGATGGTGAACGAGCGGGGATTAGATATACATCACAGCACCGTCTTCCGTTGGGTGCAAGAATATAGTCCAGAAATGGACAAACGAGTCAGACCGTATCTAAAGCTTACTAATGACTCATGGCGGGTAGATGAAACCTATATTTTGGTCAAAGGCAAGCAGAAGTATTTATACCGAGCAGTCGATTCGGCAGGGAACACCTTAGACTTCCTCCTCACAGCGAAGCGGGATGCGAAAGCGGCGAAACGGTTTTTGCGTAAGACATTGAAAGCAATTCACACTTCCGTACCAAGAGTCATCACTGTGGATAAGAACCCTGCTTATCCAAAAGCGATTAACGTACTCAAAGCTGCCAATAAGTTACCCGAAGTAGTGAAATTACGACAGATTAAATATCTCAATAATATTGTGGAGCAAGACCATCGGGGGATAAAACGATTAGTCAAACCAGGAATGGGATTTGGCTCCTTCAACACTGCAAGAAGAACCATTCGGGGATATGAAACTCTGAACATGGTTAGAAAAGGACAAGTTATTGGTGTTCCCAGGGGAGCCATCAAAGAGCGACTTGTCTTTATCTATCAAATCTTTGGGGTAGTTGCATAA
- a CDS encoding DNA repair helicase XPB, whose translation MSYIVENALIIQSDRTVLLEVHSPRADAARDAISPFAELIKSPEHIHTYQISPLSVWNARAAGMPVSEMIAALRSHAKYSMPEAVAQEITSLGSRYGLTVIERGDGHLLLKMADLPLAELLRRNQTISKFLDTRCSDLVFQVNAANRGVLKQALLAAGYPAEDLAGYVEGEALAIELRSISQSGSAFDLRHYQKEAVAAFYQAGRAQGGSGVIVLPCGAGKTMVGLAAMTTVQSNTLVLTSSLTSVRQWRRELLDKTTLPEDAIAEYSGESKQTAPVTLATYQILSYRSNKDGEFPHFQLFSARSWGLIIYDEVHLLPAPIFRITAELQARRRLGLTATLIREDGKEGDVFALIGPKRYDVPWRELEVQGFIAPAECVEIRVPQAPDRQMEYALADKRHQFRIAAENPRKYEVVQSLLQKEAGHRILIIGEYLEQLKQIAQKTKLPVVTGKTPQSERDRLYEQFRCGAITGLILSRVGNFALDLPDADVLIQVSGKYGSRQEEAQRLGRVLRPKTDGHSAHFYTLVSLRTCEEDFARHRQLFLVEQGYNYRIEIVDDEVISS comes from the coding sequence ATGTCTTACATTGTTGAAAATGCTCTAATTATCCAAAGCGATCGCACTGTTCTTCTAGAAGTTCATTCGCCGCGTGCAGATGCTGCCCGTGATGCAATTTCTCCTTTTGCCGAACTCATTAAAAGCCCGGAACACATTCACACCTACCAAATTTCACCGTTAAGCGTCTGGAACGCACGGGCGGCGGGAATGCCCGTTTCCGAAATGATTGCTGCCCTGCGATCGCACGCCAAGTATTCAATGCCGGAGGCAGTAGCTCAAGAAATTACATCATTGGGTAGCCGCTATGGGTTAACCGTGATTGAGAGAGGTGATGGGCATTTGCTGCTAAAAATGGCAGATTTACCTTTAGCAGAATTGCTCCGCCGGAATCAGACAATCTCAAAGTTTTTGGATACTCGCTGTTCAGATTTAGTTTTTCAAGTCAATGCTGCCAATCGTGGGGTACTGAAACAGGCGTTGCTGGCAGCAGGGTATCCGGCGGAAGATTTAGCTGGATATGTGGAAGGAGAGGCGCTGGCTATTGAACTACGCTCGATTAGCCAATCTGGATCTGCTTTTGACCTCCGCCACTATCAAAAAGAAGCTGTCGCCGCATTCTACCAAGCAGGACGCGCCCAGGGTGGTAGCGGCGTGATTGTCCTACCCTGTGGAGCCGGAAAAACAATGGTGGGATTGGCAGCAATGACTACGGTGCAGTCAAATACTCTTGTTCTTACCAGTAGCCTCACTTCGGTGCGCCAGTGGCGACGGGAATTGCTCGATAAAACTACATTGCCAGAGGATGCGATCGCCGAATATAGTGGAGAATCAAAACAAACAGCACCCGTGACACTGGCAACTTACCAAATTCTCAGCTATCGCTCTAATAAAGATGGTGAATTTCCCCATTTTCAGTTGTTCAGCGCGCGCTCGTGGGGATTAATTATCTACGATGAAGTTCACTTATTGCCCGCACCTATTTTCCGCATTACTGCCGAACTGCAAGCTCGGAGACGTTTGGGTTTAACCGCCACGCTGATTCGAGAAGATGGCAAGGAAGGCGATGTTTTCGCGCTAATTGGTCCCAAACGCTACGATGTTCCCTGGCGCGAACTGGAAGTACAGGGCTTTATTGCCCCCGCCGAATGTGTTGAAATTCGCGTACCGCAAGCTCCCGATCGCCAGATGGAATATGCCTTAGCAGACAAACGTCATCAGTTTCGGATTGCTGCAGAAAATCCCCGCAAATATGAAGTCGTGCAATCGTTGCTACAAAAAGAAGCAGGACATCGCATCCTAATCATTGGCGAATATTTGGAGCAACTCAAGCAGATTGCCCAAAAAACAAAATTACCTGTGGTGACGGGAAAAACGCCACAGTCAGAGCGCGATCGCCTGTACGAACAATTTCGCTGCGGAGCTATAACTGGATTAATCTTGTCAAGAGTTGGTAACTTTGCTCTGGATCTGCCTGATGCAGATGTTTTAATTCAAGTTTCAGGTAAATACGGCTCTCGTCAGGAAGAGGCACAAAGATTAGGGCGAGTTCTCCGTCCTAAAACCGATGGTCACAGCGCTCATTTTTATACTTTAGTATCGCTTCGCACCTGTGAGGAAGATTTTGCTCGCCATCGCCAACTTTTTTTAGTAGAGCAAGGATACAATTACCGGATTGAAATTGTTGATGATGAAGTAATTTCATCGTAA
- a CDS encoding helicase-associated domain-containing protein: MPYYNQPDRIPTVLEALNHQTVEQLKALASLQATSNIPSRKAELINHVWQQMQGEALQNLWKQCDRLQQAVISEVVHSADDRYQPARFISKYGQEPLWDTGGHYSYNYKPSILGWFFYSFTMPQDLKARLKAFVPIPEPTRIQSVESLPNTLSRTEKNYGYSNRQRESRSFELPLHLRETESLAGRDLQTILRLVDLGKVTISDKTFYPTGVTLSAIAEVLEMGDYYSDWTATQSPGGRQYNYEIGFIKPFAWVMLLQAGKLVELSAKRLGLTKAGQKALNEPREKVLQTLWKSWLKNTLLDELRRVDSIKGQTGKGKRSLTAATGRRSKIVDALKDCPVGRWIEVTDFFRYIIAAGYEFEVSRNPESLTLEGYGSLYDSSFLILEARYILCFLFEYVSTLGLVDVAYIHPDDGVFNFQKDVSLDYYYSGCLSRYDGLTYFRLTPLGAYCLGLSDFYTPATLPPKQVLRILPNLEVVAVQPLSRADRLLLDSFLQPVSDVVWQLEQGKLLEAISQGRSVDELQKFLRMNSSEALPQPVTQFLADLKTRITSLQDLGSARLIRCTDTALANLIANDSRTKAYCFLADVPKEVAIGQACYLVVPAATAAKFHNALKKLGYSLPV; this comes from the coding sequence ATGCCCTACTACAATCAACCTGATCGCATTCCCACGGTACTAGAGGCACTTAACCACCAAACGGTTGAGCAATTGAAGGCGCTGGCAAGCTTGCAGGCTACGAGCAACATTCCCTCGCGTAAAGCTGAACTGATAAATCATGTCTGGCAACAAATGCAAGGTGAAGCGCTGCAAAACCTTTGGAAACAGTGTGATCGCCTCCAGCAAGCAGTAATTTCCGAAGTGGTGCATTCAGCAGACGATCGCTATCAGCCAGCACGATTTATTAGTAAGTACGGTCAAGAACCCCTTTGGGATACAGGTGGACACTACTCTTACAACTATAAGCCCTCCATTTTGGGCTGGTTTTTTTACAGTTTCACAATGCCTCAAGATTTGAAAGCACGACTTAAGGCGTTTGTACCAATTCCCGAACCAACACGCATTCAAAGTGTGGAAAGTTTGCCAAACACTCTCTCTCGTACCGAGAAAAACTACGGCTACAGCAATCGCCAACGGGAATCCCGCTCCTTTGAACTACCACTACACCTACGCGAAACAGAGTCATTAGCAGGGCGGGACTTGCAGACTATCCTGCGGCTGGTAGATTTAGGCAAAGTCACCATCAGTGACAAGACGTTTTATCCCACTGGTGTAACTCTGAGCGCGATCGCCGAAGTGCTAGAAATGGGAGATTATTATAGTGATTGGACGGCAACTCAATCACCAGGAGGTCGGCAGTATAATTACGAGATCGGATTTATCAAACCTTTTGCTTGGGTAATGCTGTTACAGGCAGGCAAACTGGTAGAACTTAGTGCTAAACGACTGGGGTTGACGAAAGCAGGACAAAAGGCATTAAATGAGCCAAGGGAAAAGGTATTACAAACCCTCTGGAAAAGCTGGTTAAAAAATACCTTACTCGACGAACTAAGACGAGTTGATAGTATCAAAGGACAAACAGGCAAAGGAAAACGGAGTTTAACGGCGGCTACCGGACGGCGGAGTAAAATTGTTGACGCTCTCAAAGATTGTCCGGTTGGTCGCTGGATTGAGGTAACTGATTTCTTTCGCTACATAATTGCCGCAGGTTATGAGTTTGAAGTTAGCCGTAATCCTGAGAGCTTGACACTAGAAGGGTACGGTTCACTATATGATTCCAGTTTCCTAATTTTAGAGGCACGATACATCCTGTGTTTTTTATTTGAATATGTCTCTACTTTAGGATTAGTGGATGTAGCGTATATTCATCCTGATGATGGCGTATTCAACTTTCAAAAAGATGTAAGTCTGGATTACTACTACAGTGGATGTTTGAGTCGCTATGACGGATTGACGTATTTTCGGTTAACTCCATTGGGCGCATATTGCTTGGGCTTGAGTGACTTTTATACCCCTGCAACCTTGCCACCAAAACAAGTGCTGCGAATTTTGCCTAACCTAGAAGTGGTAGCAGTGCAACCCCTGAGTCGTGCCGATCGCTTACTCCTTGATAGTTTTCTGCAACCAGTTTCTGATGTGGTGTGGCAGCTAGAGCAGGGAAAATTGCTGGAGGCGATTTCTCAGGGACGGAGTGTGGATGAACTGCAAAAATTCTTGCGTATGAATAGCAGCGAAGCACTACCACAACCTGTAACACAATTTCTTGCCGACTTAAAAACACGCATTACCAGTTTGCAAGATTTGGGTTCCGCGCGATTAATTCGCTGTACAGACACCGCCCTTGCTAACTTGATTGCCAATGATTCTCGCACCAAAGCCTATTGCTTCCTCGCTGACGTACCGAAAGAAGTTGCTATTGGACAAGCTTGCTACTTGGTTGTACCTGCCGCAACAGCAGCCAAATTTCATAATGCTTTAAAAAAATTGGGTTACAGCCTTCCTGTTTGA
- a CDS encoding 4Fe-4S dicluster domain-containing protein translates to MALTTQRVDVPVIVDESKCLEKCTACIEVCPLDVLAKNPETGKAYMKYDECWFCLPCEKECPTNAITVQIPFLLR, encoded by the coding sequence ATGGCATTAACAACGCAAAGAGTAGATGTTCCCGTAATCGTAGACGAATCAAAGTGTCTAGAAAAGTGTACCGCCTGTATAGAAGTGTGTCCCTTGGATGTGCTAGCAAAAAATCCTGAGACGGGCAAAGCTTATATGAAATACGACGAGTGCTGGTTTTGCTTACCGTGTGAAAAGGAATGCCCCACTAACGCGATTACTGTGCAAATTCCATTTTTACTACGATAA
- a CDS encoding Uma2 family endonuclease, which yields MTATLLTLPTEIIHLSGISWQTYETLRSELGDRHFRLTYNRGTLEIMSPSPEHELSKTVMGRFVETLAEELNIQIHPLGSTTFQRPELSGAEPDECFYFRNIALVRGKKRLDLTVDPGPDLVIEIDITSSSPNRLQVYADLGVAEIWVYNGELLMVEQLQNGAYCKSQTSQFFPSIPISEIAGFLQQAKTMDYLELVKVFRSWVRSQIKK from the coding sequence ATGACTGCAACATTGCTCACGCTACCTACAGAAATAATCCATCTTTCGGGGATAAGTTGGCAGACTTATGAAACTCTGCGGTCAGAACTAGGCGATCGCCATTTTAGGCTTACTTATAATCGCGGTACTCTAGAAATTATGTCTCCCTCTCCAGAACATGAATTAAGTAAAACGGTCATGGGTCGATTTGTAGAAACCTTGGCAGAAGAATTAAATATTCAAATTCATCCTTTAGGTTCAACGACCTTTCAAAGACCCGAATTAAGCGGTGCGGAACCTGATGAATGTTTTTATTTCCGTAATATCGCCTTAGTTCGAGGTAAGAAGCGATTGGATCTTACCGTCGATCCGGGACCCGATTTAGTAATTGAAATTGACATTACCAGCAGTTCTCCAAATCGCCTCCAGGTTTATGCAGATTTAGGTGTAGCAGAAATCTGGGTTTACAACGGAGAGTTGTTAATGGTTGAGCAATTACAAAATGGAGCTTACTGTAAATCTCAAACGAGTCAGTTTTTTCCAAGTATACCGATTTCAGAAATTGCCGGGTTTTTACAACAAGCAAAAACAATGGATTATCTTGAGTTGGTAAAAGTCTTTCGCAGTTGGGTAAGAAGTCAGATTAAAAAATAA
- a CDS encoding YeiH family protein gives MQARFPKKSAAIRLQRWLLQILPGVSLTAGLAFLAILMRSHLGLNFFSSLTWAILLGMLLRNTVGVAQVYQPGITFCLKRILKLGIILLGMQLNLTQAISIGAPGLFVAVTSVVSTFFFTCWIGQRLKVSKKLTQLIAGGTSICGAAAVVAVGTAIDSSEEDTAYAVALVTVFGAASMLIYPLLPALLDLTPQAYGLWCGASIHEVVQAIAAAFETNPLSGEVATIAKLSRVMLLAPITLLLGLSSVDRTAGKSRKLPIPWFVLGFIVLILINSLNFIPETLRIAIVDFNQFLLTTALAAMGLATNIQCIKLLGLKPIYLGTMSWLFISLVSLGLIKLLY, from the coding sequence GTGCAGGCACGATTTCCTAAGAAATCTGCGGCAATTAGACTACAGCGCTGGTTATTGCAGATACTTCCAGGGGTAAGCTTAACGGCGGGGTTAGCTTTTTTAGCGATTTTGATGCGATCGCATCTTGGACTAAATTTCTTTAGCTCTTTGACTTGGGCGATTCTGCTGGGAATGCTGCTTCGTAATACTGTCGGTGTTGCTCAAGTTTACCAACCAGGAATTACTTTTTGTCTCAAGCGTATTCTCAAGTTGGGTATTATTTTACTAGGAATGCAACTAAACCTAACTCAAGCGATTTCTATTGGCGCTCCTGGACTATTTGTTGCTGTCACTTCTGTAGTTAGCACTTTCTTTTTTACTTGTTGGATCGGACAACGGCTAAAAGTTAGCAAAAAATTGACTCAATTAATTGCTGGAGGTACATCAATTTGCGGTGCGGCGGCAGTGGTAGCAGTGGGGACAGCAATTGATAGCTCCGAAGAAGATACAGCTTATGCGGTTGCCTTAGTCACAGTGTTTGGCGCTGCTTCGATGCTAATTTATCCGCTATTACCTGCTTTACTTGACCTGACACCGCAAGCTTATGGTTTATGGTGTGGTGCTTCTATTCATGAAGTTGTCCAGGCGATCGCTGCGGCTTTTGAAACAAATCCCCTTAGTGGTGAAGTGGCAACGATTGCGAAATTATCACGGGTCATGCTACTAGCGCCGATTACACTATTACTAGGTTTATCATCAGTAGATCGGACGGCAGGAAAATCGCGTAAACTGCCGATTCCCTGGTTTGTGCTAGGTTTCATTGTCTTAATCTTAATTAATAGCCTCAACTTTATTCCTGAGACTTTGAGAATAGCGATCGTCGATTTCAATCAGTTTTTATTAACAACCGCTTTAGCTGCAATGGGTTTAGCCACCAATATACAGTGTATTAAACTGCTAGGACTTAAACCTATCTATTTAGGAACAATGTCTTGGCTATTTATTTCTCTAGTAAGTCTTGGCTTGATAAAGTTGCTTTATTAA
- a CDS encoding ISAs1 family transposase, which translates to MGTNLIQSLQEIRDFRAAQGRRYPLWLILLLVIMGTISGCRSYYALEDFGARHYGAVSEQLGLTVTRLPSDTTFRRILQKLDFQALAQQFGQWVNSTFDTEPGEWVAMDGKSIRGTVTEPGTAYQNFVNMVSVYRHNQGIVLASQQFESKHNSELKVVQTMLEALQLEEVVFTLDALHCQKKY; encoded by the coding sequence ATGGGGACAAACTTAATCCAATCACTTCAAGAAATTAGAGATTTCCGCGCTGCTCAAGGTAGACGTTATCCACTTTGGCTAATTTTACTATTAGTTATCATGGGAACAATTAGTGGATGCCGAAGTTACTATGCACTCGAAGACTTTGGGGCGCGACACTACGGGGCAGTCAGCGAGCAACTAGGACTAACGGTAACTCGCCTGCCATCGGATACTACTTTTCGTCGCATCTTACAAAAGCTTGACTTTCAAGCGCTGGCGCAGCAGTTCGGGCAATGGGTTAACAGCACTTTCGATACCGAACCAGGTGAGTGGGTAGCGATGGACGGCAAGAGTATTAGAGGAACGGTCACAGAACCGGGAACGGCTTACCAAAACTTCGTTAATATGGTTTCGGTTTATAGGCATAACCAAGGGATAGTGCTTGCTAGCCAACAGTTTGAATCGAAACACAATAGTGAGTTGAAAGTAGTACAAACAATGTTGGAGGCATTGCAACTTGAAGAAGTGGTGTTTACGCTAGATGCCCTGCACTGCCAAAAAAAATACTAA
- a CDS encoding Mrp/NBP35 family ATP-binding protein, with the protein MPSHQSPFRQTNLEDREPLPPDPISEVRNQEVVRCLKQVIEPTLKNDIISLGMVRNLRVVEGYIYLRLYIGRHQHDLQTEIQQILAPLTWCKKTYIQVCTIPGVKTTLAISSGKGGVGKSTTSVNLAVALSLQGFKVGLLDADVYGPNVPQMLGLGRAEVKVIETSNGQKFLPLEAYGIKVMSVGLLAEPEHPLAWRGPVLHKIVTQFIHDVEWGELDYLLIDLPPGTGDAQITIVQESPICGVLLVTTPQQVAVSDVRRSIHMFRRVGIPVLGIIENMSYLICSKCGEHTPIFGSGGGKQLSMELHAPLLGQIPIDPLLCNGGDTGAPLTLVNPDSTVGQVFVQMAGAIATTFGD; encoded by the coding sequence ATGCCTAGCCATCAGTCCCCTTTTCGGCAAACTAACTTAGAAGATCGAGAGCCTCTACCCCCCGATCCGATTAGCGAAGTTCGTAATCAAGAAGTTGTCCGTTGCCTTAAACAGGTAATTGAACCAACTTTGAAAAACGACATTATCAGCTTGGGAATGGTGCGAAATCTGCGAGTTGTGGAAGGTTATATCTATCTGCGCCTCTATATAGGCAGACACCAGCACGATCTGCAAACAGAAATTCAACAGATCCTTGCACCCCTAACTTGGTGTAAAAAAACTTATATCCAAGTTTGTACAATTCCTGGGGTGAAAACTACCTTAGCAATTTCTAGCGGTAAAGGTGGGGTGGGTAAATCTACAACTTCTGTCAATTTAGCGGTTGCCCTAAGCTTGCAAGGCTTTAAAGTTGGTTTACTAGACGCGGATGTTTACGGCCCCAATGTTCCCCAAATGCTAGGATTAGGACGTGCCGAAGTAAAAGTAATTGAAACTTCCAACGGTCAAAAGTTTCTGCCTTTAGAAGCTTACGGTATAAAAGTTATGTCAGTAGGGTTATTGGCAGAACCGGAACATCCCTTAGCGTGGCGAGGGCCGGTTTTACACAAGATCGTCACTCAGTTTATTCACGATGTGGAATGGGGAGAACTTGACTATTTGCTCATCGATCTGCCTCCAGGTACGGGAGATGCTCAAATTACCATCGTCCAAGAAAGTCCGATTTGTGGGGTTCTGCTGGTTACAACTCCTCAACAAGTGGCGGTTTCTGATGTCCGGCGCAGCATCCATATGTTTCGCCGGGTGGGGATTCCAGTATTAGGGATTATTGAAAACATGAGCTATTTAATTTGCAGTAAGTGTGGAGAGCATACGCCAATTTTTGGTAGTGGCGGCGGAAAACAGTTATCGATGGAACTCCACGCGCCCTTATTAGGACAAATCCCTATCGACCCGCTTCTTTGCAATGGCGGCGATACCGGAGCGCCTCTAACCCTAGTAAACCCAGATTCTACAGTGGGTCAAGTGTTTGTACAAATGGCTGGGGCGATCGCCACAACTTTTGGCGACTAA